A window from Rhinolophus sinicus isolate RSC01 linkage group LG01, ASM3656204v1, whole genome shotgun sequence encodes these proteins:
- the LOC109449503 gene encoding nmrA-like family domain-containing protein 1: MTSKKVIAVFGATGAQGGSVARAILESEKFAVRALTRDVTRSNALVLRDLGAEVVKGDLNDEASVEAALKGAYGAFVVTSFWDRHGKEKEVCQGKLVADVAKRLGLQHVVYSGLENVKRLTGGKLEVGHFDGKGEVEEYFWSIGVPMTSVRMAAYFENFLTTWKPLKASDGDYYTLALPMGDIPMDGISVADIGAVISSIFNSPAEFVGKAVGLSAEALTIQQYADVLSKSLGKEVRDAKITPEAYEKLGFSGAEGLANMFRFYHMKPDRDVKLTHRLNPKVKSFNQFISENQGVLKGI, from the exons GAGCTCAGGGTGGCTCTGTGGCCAGGGCTATTTTGGAAAGCGAAAAGTTTGCTGTGAGAGCACTGACCAGGGATGTGACTCGATCAAATGCGCTGGTGCTCCGGGACCTTGGTGCTGAGGTGGTAAAAGGGGACCTGAACGATGAAGCATCCGTGGAGGCTGCCTTAAAAGGTGCCTATGGGGCCTTCGTGGTGACCAGCTTCTGGGACCGTCATGGCAAAGAGAAAGAAGTGTGTCAG GGGAAGCTGGTGGCGGATGTTGCCAAGCGCCTGGGTCTGCAGCACGTGGTGTACAGTGGCCTGGAGAATGTCAAGCGCCTCACGGGCGGGAAGCTGGAGGTTGGGCACTTTGATGGGAAGGGAGAGGTAGAGGAGTATTTCTGGTCCATTGGTGTTCCCATGACCAGCGTCCGCATGGCAGCTTACTTTGAAAACTTTCTCACCACGTGGAAGCCGCTGAAAGCCTCTGATGGAGATTACTACACCTTGG cactGCCTATGGGGGACATACCAATGGATGGCATCTCGGTTGCTGATATCGGAGCAGTCATCTCTAGCATTTTTAATTCTCCAGCGGAGTTTGTAGGCAAGGCGGTGGGTCTCAGTGCAGAAGCGCTAACAATACAGCAATACGCTGATGTTTTGTCCAAGAGTTTGGGGAAAGAAGTCCGAGATGCAAAG ATCACTCCAGAAGCTTATGAGAAGCTGGGATTTTCTGGAGCAGAGGGATTGGCCAACATGTTTCGTTTCTATCACATGAAGCCGGACCGTGATGTCAAGCTCACTCACCGACTAAACCCCAAAGTCAAAAGCTTCAACCAGTTTATCTCAGAGAACCAAGGAGTCTTGAAGGGCATTTAA